The Mytilus trossulus isolate FHL-02 chromosome 3, PNRI_Mtr1.1.1.hap1, whole genome shotgun sequence genome contains a region encoding:
- the LOC134710395 gene encoding adhesive plaque matrix protein-like, protein MSKYKSKYAPEYKPTYAPAYKPTYATQYKPTYAPQYKPSYAPQYKSTYAPQYKSTYAPEYKSKYSPQYKSTYAPEYKSKYAPEYKSKYAPEYKPTYAPAYKPTYATQYKPTYAPQYKPSYAPQYKSTYAPQYKSTYAPEDKSKYSPQYKSKYAPEYKPTYAPAYKPTYATQYKPTYAPQYKPSYAPQYKSTYAPQYKSTYAPEYKSKYSPQYKPTYAPEYKSKYY, encoded by the exons ATGTcga AATATAAGTCAAAGTATGCACCCGAATACAAGCCAACATATGCACCAGCATATAAGCCAACATATGCAACACAATACAAGCCAACATATGCACCACAATATAAGCCATCATATGCACCACAATATAAGTCAACGTATGCACCACAATATAAGTCAACGTATGCACCAGAATATAAGTCAAAGTATTCACCACAATATAAGTCAACGTATGCACCAGAATATAAGTCAAAGTATGCACCAGAATATAAGTCAAAGTATGCACCCGAATACAAGCCAACATATGCACCAGCATATAAGCCAACATATGCAACACAATACAAGCCAACATATGCACCACAATATAAGCCATCATATGCACCACAATATAAGTCAACGTATGCACCACAATATAAGTCAACGTATGCACCAGAAGATAAGTCAAAGTATTCACCACAATATAAGTCAAAGTATGCACCCGAATACAAGCCAACATATGCACCAGCATATAAGCCAACATATGCAACACAATACAAGCCAACATATGCACCACAATATAAGCCATCATATGCACCACAATATAAGTCAACGTATGCACCACAATATAAGTCAACGTATGCACCAGAATATAAGTCAAAGTATTCACCACAATATAAACCAACATATGCACCAGAATATAAGTCAAAGTATTATTAA